DNA sequence from the Aphis gossypii isolate Hap1 unplaced genomic scaffold, ASM2018417v2 Contig00791, whole genome shotgun sequence genome:
catattatttaattgaacttgGCTATCATTTTACGTATATGTTTTGTTGGGATatcattacttttttgtaagtaaattattaatagctattaaatcatattaaaataatttccaaatggtttttaataaactattgtatTTTCCTACATGTACgggttatagttttttttttgtgttttatttatattatcctaCGTTTAcgggttataattttttgtttgtgtgtttttatttatattttcctatGTTTAcgggttataattttttgtttgtgtgtcattatttatattttcctgaacttttaaaatgtttgggtAAATTGCCCATTCAGTatctggaatttttttttatgcgttTTCTACTTATACTTAATTTGGCCAAGTCGGGGCGGTATAGCGTGCGCAGGTGGTTGTACTCTACAATAGAGCTTTCTTGTGCCTTGATTTGACAATATCGACACATATTCGGCTGTACGTAGGTTAGCGGAACAATTTAAGTCAACACTACATTAAATTAGaggcaattaattaattaattgaaaaataaaacatcatagataattaatttcaaaattataataaaatcaattgataaaaaattaaaaattaaaaattaaaaaattttaaattaaaaatcttccaGTTTCTGATTTTTTCCTTTGTATTAACCTAACTACCTATCTGTATGCCAAATTTGAACTTTCTAGGTCATCTGGAACTGGGTTAGAATTATGATCTATAGGTAAGTCAGTCAGTGATAAAAATGACGATTTTGGGAcgttaatatctaaataacggtttgaggcatatttatgaaatttggaAAACATTACGTATGTATCTCGTAAGTCTCAATATATGAGCCAAATTTGACATGTTTATGTggaatagtttttgagttatgagGGAGTCAAAAGTGGCTCCAAATGGTTCGTGTAATATTACACACGGTGCTGCTCGCTAGTTCTGTAGCTAGAACTTGGCTTGACACGCTACCGCGTGTCtagatattgttataacttaaaacttataaaaaattcgaaTCTAAAACGAATCTATGAGTGACCTACTTATAATCGGAAATCAATTAGTTTTGTAACCTATCGTAATGTTAATATTCGCGCCCAGAGATAGGGACATGCACCTATCTCCTCAACCACCCGCCTAGCCAGCCTACAATATAGGTCAACGGCCTATATTTTTCACCGGCCGTAGCCCGTatctattatcttattatattattatattattactattatattattatgctcccGGCCCGTACTTATCGAGATTATTTGATAGAAATTACGTATATCCGTACAGATAGATACAATCAGCCGGTCTtcgtaaaataactaatttacaaGACAAAACGAaacgtttaaaacaaatttacatttaatgtatatttttaaaaattttataattccaagcaacaaatatatacctataaaaatgacctaaaaatgaatagattataatttataatctattcaTTAAACgtgattgtttttatcatagtttatattttataagtacctatacaagtataaaatatttttttttctaactaaatgtgtaaattaatatataattttacagatACATGGTGTACAGTACAGTAATGTTTTCCCATCGGTGTTTGCATTATTACCAAATAAAATGGAATCTACATACTGTCGTCTATTCGAAGCattgaaatcaataaaacCGGCATTGAATCCGGATACAATTATGATTGATTTCGAGAAAGCTGCCATGAATgccatttcaaaaaaatttccaGTTACAAAAATTCGAGgctgtttttttcattttactcaGTCTGTTTGGAGACACGTTCAACAAGCTGGACTTCAACAACGGTACACTAAAGATTCAGAATTCGCTCTTCAAATAAGAATGATGACCGCCCTTAGTTTTGTACCTGTAGCTGATGTTGAACAGGCTTTTAATGATTTGATGGATACTAGTTACTACACAGCACACGAAAAACTTTTAACTCCaatggttaattattttgaagacACGTGGATTGGTCGAATAGGTTGGTAGGAATAGAAGAAAGCCAGCCTTATTCCCGATCAATTTGTGGAACTGTTATGCTTATTTAGAAGAAAACATTCCAAGAACAAATAATTCTGTCGAAGGTTGGCATAATAGTTTTTCATCCACATTAAATGTAATTCATCCATGTATTTGGAAGTGTATTGAGGcatttaaaaaagaagaatctttaaataaaatccacGTTGAACAATTAATAGCTGGGTATTCTATCGGtgttaaaagaaaatacaaaGACTTTGCTGAaaggttaaaaaatgtgtgtgatgactataataatagaataacagAAGATTATTTAAGAGGCATAGCCCATAATTTTCAgttaaatgtttgattattgagtatttattttttgtattattatttattgtaatataattttttttttgactgacagtatataaatgtatttgtatgaactattttttaatttttaattgaatgtaataaactttactatattattttttttttggaaagtataatataaatgtattaattgtattaattaatttttaatttttaattgaatgaacaataattattatactattatgttagtaaataatatacattttactatatcCACGACAAATTGTAGCCGCAGTGAATTGTACATGCGGTGAATTGTAAATACGGTGAATTGTAAATACGGTGAAATGTTAACGGTGAATAGTCACACGGTGAATTATCACGCGGTGAATTATCCGCGATCCCTGCACTAATACCTAGAGGTGGGCAAAATAcatcgattttttaaaaacatcgaTGTTTTTGATCGATACATCGGTAGTCGTCATCGAtgcttttatttcaatatatcgAGAAAAAACCCGATTTTTATCCTGATGtccgatgtttttttttttttctttaaaaacgtatttatttaaaaaattttaattatattcttagattgacgataatattatttgatattattcacTTTGacacatacttttaaataatagatagtattattgaataaatacatattattattagctatgCGCATATGCGTAATACTATGACTTTtagaatttcaattaataaatacctggAACACACGACTGTAATAGATCACTATTGAATTCTTATAACCGGGTGCGGGtccatttatatactatataggaaCCTGAAGATTATTGTCCCTTTAATCTTTATTGACTCTTTTATCTCTACTGAAATACCAAGAAATAAGAATACCTAagaatattctattaatatataatttgatatcgtACTATCGTAGTTCATGCAACGTGCGTTGTGCACTTATGCGTCGCTCAGTTAtcgtttgtattaaataacgtTTAGTATTCGTGATTTCTGTGTGAACTGTTTCTGGTTTCAAATACTTTTCAGTTTTCTCTTTTTCTTCAAGCATCAGAGAACACAGTACAATTTGTTActacttatttgttattttaacaactTAAGTATAATACCCAAaggtaagtaaataaataaaaaaaaaaaaataatagagttagtttaaactttaaagtaaatgagcaaaagttattatattaattgttgtattGCAGGGGTT
Encoded proteins:
- the LOC126555307 gene encoding uncharacterized protein LOC126555307 produces the protein MIDFEKAAMNAISKKFPVTKIRGCFFHFTQSVWRHVQQAGLQQRYTKDSEFALQIRMMTALSFVPVADVEQAFNDLMDTSYYTAHEKLLTPMVNYFEDTWIGRIEENIPRTNNSVEGWHNSFSSTLNVIHPCIWKCIEAFKKEESLNKIHVEQLIAGYSIGVKRKYKDFAERLKNVCDDYNNRITEDYLRGIAHNFQLNV